The window TTACAAGATTCAATTCAACAAAACTATCCGTGCATCACCACTACTGGCACTTCAGAATGAAAAGCCAATTCCTTGGTATGACTAGGATGCAATAAAGCATCAAACCAACCATGCTTTTTAGGGAAGGTGATGACCATATCTACTTCATGTTCTACTGCAAATTCATTGATGGCATCAGAAAAATCTTCACGCAGTGAGAATACATATTCATGCGGATAATCGCGCATGATATTATCCAACAACATGCTTTCTACTTTACCCTCATCGGTATTGCGCCTGAACTCCGGATCGAAATTCATTACATACACTTTTGGCTGAATATCATCCAGCAGTTTACGTAAAGGCACTTCAGGTGTAGTAGTAGCGATGTCTTTCAGATCACTCATCATCATCACTTCATGAATGTTCTGATACTTCGCGTTAGCAGGTACAATAATCAATGGCACTTTGGTATGTTTTGATACAGCCAAAGTATTGCTACCAATCAGTGTTTCTTCTAATGCGCCACCACCGGTAATACCCATAACAATGTAGTTAGCACCTACACGCTGACAGATTTCATCAATCTCCTGAACCAAGAAATGCATTTCGCAAACCAAGTCAACAGCAATATTGGCTGATGTAAGCGACAATAATCTGTCTCTTTCTGCAGCCAAGCCGTCTTCACCGGCTTTCTTCATGGTTTCAAAATCGGTAATGGTTACTGCC is drawn from Chitinophagales bacterium and contains these coding sequences:
- a CDS encoding universal stress protein, producing MKTILVPTDFSPVAKNAAEYALGFARQISADKIVLYHAYQPSAVGDPLLAVTITDFETMKKAGEDGLAAERDRLLSLTSANIAVDLVCEMHFLVQEIDEICQRVGANYIVMGITGGGALEETLIGSNTLAVSKHTKVPLIIVPANAKYQNIHEVMMMSDLKDIATTTPEVPLRKLLDDIQPKVYVMNFDPEFRRNTDEGKVESMLLDNIMRDYPHEYVFSLREDFSDAINEFAVEHEVDMVITFPKKHGWFDALLHPSHTKELAFHSEVPVVVMHG